Within Fusarium keratoplasticum isolate Fu6.1 chromosome 8, whole genome shotgun sequence, the genomic segment aagccggcgctggagggcaaaaaggactagattgcagaaaagaggagtaatgatagtagaggaaggaaggcaagcaattgatcaaatggatgctaatgcgcaggtagtggctGAATCGTCGCGATATGGTGGTTAAGgaaggtcagcgcgaccgggggttcggcgttgtggtgtctgcggccagcccggccataatgcaaggacctgtcaggtagtgattgagatatctagggaagagtatagtgagtagttttaattaattaaatagttaatGGTGGTTTTCTAATGATTTCTATTATGAGGGTTAAGATTTCTTGagacactcgcttgtctgagacactcgcttatcaagTATGTtaactagtttatcccttgggaaatatataattattatagtaGTAAGGTATTTACTAAGTATAAGCTtagtaaaatatataatacctataaGTTAGAACTAGACTAAATGCAAATAGTAAGGCTGTATTTAAGCTATAAGCgtatcttaatattaagagagTCCTCTGGttcttattaaatacctGCCTTTTATATCTCATCTATTTATACCAGGCAACTTCACATAGTCAAACCCTTTAAAGGCTGTGAATGCTGCTATTCTTGCTCCAACGACGAAACGTCTTGCCATAATAGTAGAAGATGACACCAAACAGACACCAGAGAAGGACCAAGCTTCCATTTGTCATGATGGGTTGGATGAAACTGATGACGATGAGTACGGTCTAATCGACACGTTGAGGGATCGACTTACCCCGACTTGATGCTCCAAGGAGTGATAAATTTGCTGAATCCATAGCCCCAAAGGTTCTTATTGACAGTGATGCTAACAAACAGGCTGCCAGCAACGGGCTTATAACTGTCGACAGCATACGTGCTCGAAATGCTGGGGAGGGCCGCAACTTGGATACCTGCACAAGTATATCCAACAAGCACGATTGCCTCCCATGGCCAAAGGTTCTCATATCCAACTGAGACAATGATGTTTCCGAGGTACATAATAAGAACGAATGGGATCATGGCGAGCAACCGCATCTCTGGCTCGCGAACACCGTTATTTCTAGCGGTGAGTTTGGCAGCCACCCAGTCGGACAGAGGACCACCCGTCGCCAGGCCGATGAGGGATCCGACAAAAATAGCGAAATTGGTAAATCCAATCGTCTGGCTAGAGAAGTTGTAAGGTGGCGCGGCAAGTACTTGGCTTTGGGTCAGATTGATGGTTAAGAAAGAAGAGCAGCTCCAAGAGACAACAAAGCTGGCGAATTGAACGATGGGGAAGGCAAATAGCTTCCAAGGGATCCATAGGTCCAGAAGAATAGCCTTGAAGGGATGGGCATTGGGCTGGAAGACACGAAATTGCCACTTCGCGGGCTTGCCCCTGCCAAGGTAAGGATCTCTTTGAGCCGTCTCGCTGGCGTTTAGATCAGCAAGTGTATCCGGGGTACCTTTCTCCGTGGCCACATTGATGGCGGGATCCGCTGTGCTCTGAGTATCTTCCTGGGAATTCCCCGCGTGTTTGGCGTTGACCGAACTGTCATTCTTCCCGCTGTTGGGTCTGACTTCATTAAGGATCTCATTCGGGTGGGGGCGATGCCATCTAGTTCTCGTCAGCGGGAAGTCTTAGTGGGCAAGTAGGGCAGGTGACGAACTTGGTCTCTGGAAATAGGAAGACGATATAGATCAGTACAAACGCGCCCAGGGCCACGTTTAGCCACCAAAAGTTACGCCACCCGACATTGAGCGCGACCGAACCGCTGACAATCGGTCCGATCATCAATGATCCCATATATGTGACCCAATAAAGAGTGTTCCATTTCCCTCTGTCgtgcaagaagaagatatcTAGGTAACCGTTAGAACACCGGGGCATATTCACGCTTTGATAAGGCTCTAACATGTTGACTTACCAGCAATGACGGATGGTTGGATCGACTCTGCGGGACCAGCGCCAATACCATTAAGCCTAAGTCACGGTTAAGAAATGTTTCGACAACTCGTGCCCTTCAATACATACACACAAGCGCCCATAAAACTGCCATACGTCTGGGCACGGGCCCTCCATACCATGGAGGCGAGGCAAATCAGGTTGGAGAAGATGTATACCGGGCGTCTTCCGAAGGAAGTGCTTATCGGAACCCTATTTCACGATAATTAGTACCCTTATTCAGATCAAACTAGACTCTTCTACCTCTATCGGATTAGCACCTACCATATAAAGTTGCTAAACCCCAAAACCAAGATACACACTCCAGTGAACTGGACAGCGTCCGCCAGGCTGCAGTGAAACGCCTCGATGTAGTCTGGGAACATAGGTGCAAGCGCTAGTGGCCCAAAGCCCTGGAAGAAGCTCGCTAGACTGGCCCCAGTGATTGTCAATATTTTCCATGTAAATGACCAATTGAGGGGGTCGGCAGGATCGTCCGAAGGCTGAGGAATGAGGACACGGCTGGAGCCAGAACGATCCTTGACAAAATGGTGCGATGCAACATCTCGCATGATCTCTGTGCCGGGCACGATATCTGTGTGGAGCTCCGCCTCGATGGTATGGAGCTCCTGGGATGTCTATCAGCATCTCGCTCCAACGTCACATAAGAAATGACTTACCTCATTGTTATAGTTCATCTCCATGATGATTTTCGCTCTACTTGGTCCGTCGCTGGGTGAGATGGATTGTCAAATAGTCCTCAGAGGTTCCTAGGATCTGGTTTATAACAATTCTGACTCTCTCGCCAACCTCGCATGTTACAGAATTGAGCCAAATGCCGATATTTTTACCGAGTGCCAAGGCTATCCCAACTGAGGGGTTACTCCGCAAACACTAGCTCCAGCTCTTACTGTTAGATGTTACATGGGGTGAACTTGGTCAATGACATTGCGAAATGGGGTGGCCAACACAGAGCTTGATGCTGATTGGGCTGGATCGCTTCGAGACTCTAACCCCAGCTTCGATCCCGCATGGTTCGAGACTTCCGGTTTTGAAGGTTGATCGGAGCCAAGTGGGAGGACGGGGCCTCCCATCCCCTGATGGCGCGGCTGATTTGTCGAGATGACCCGGGCTGGGCGATAGCGATCGCGCCTTGCGAGGCGGATCCCTGACCTGAATCTTGGAAGCTGGAAGCCAAGGGCTGAAAGCAGAGCGTTGGCTGAGCTTCCGAAACCACCAAACTCTCCCCTTTCTGATAAGGCTGTGCGTTGAGACGTAGAAGTGACCTTCAACAGCTCGTCTATGGCCCATGCGATAACTGTTTATTGCTTACTTTCACTATTGAGGCCCTTTTGTTCTCGGCACACATGCGAGGGGCTTCTCCCCCGCACGCCGTCAGTCTCATTTCGGAGCACCGGCTCCATGGATTCTAACCCAGAAGAGAGAGGGCTTTACATTACATCCACCAACTCGAGTCATACCTACGTGGCTTTTCCGGTTTCGCTCTTAAGAGGACAGGTGGAGTAGGTATACCCTGTCTCCCCATGGGGAAGTACGGGGTAATGCATAAGCCTTGAAGATAGCCGCCCATGCCCCTTGAGTGGACACCTAGAGATTTTTCATGCCTTAAGCCCCACTACCTAGAAACCGCTTATACTTAGAAACCACCTATACTTAGAAActataaataattataaatattacttatttaaaGTATcataagtaatattaatttatatatttattaagtatattatttctttataaactttttaatatatattaatatattaattttaatatattttaatataaaaaatataaaaatatacaaattattataataattttaatattatataagaaattataatttaaaaataattaaaaactagtatattaataaggaaAAAGTAAGTAATTTCTAGGTATAGGCGGTTTCTAAGTAGTAGGGCTTAGTACTCCGTAAGGGCTCGCTAACCGAGGGAGAACTCTAACTTCTCCCACATGGCCTGCGATCGGCATATCCGCCGGCAAATCGGCATGACACACTACTGCAAGTGCCCGGGGCATGCGGGATGGACAGTGATACTTACGAGAACCAAGAGAGGCGAGAACACTCCAAGTGGCAAGTTATAACCCTTGCCCAAGCAATGACACCAACAACTACAGCCCTTGTCATATTGAGGGTTGACGGACGTTTCGAGCTCCAAGAAATATACCCCAATTCCTCGCAGCCAGACGAGACTCTGGTTGAGATGCACGCGTCTGGTATCTGTATTACAGATGTCTCGTGGGCGAGTGGTGAGTAGACAAAGTCAAGGTCGCCTTGAGTGGAAAGGAGAGCTGCTTGGAAGCCTCAGTGGGCTTGCCCAGCTTCCCGCCGTTTCCACTGCCAGTGCCAAAATGTCAGCAATTTAAATTAGGTTCGACCAGCAACCACCTGTTCGGCGGATGAGGGGGTTTAGTGTCTCATCGGGTTTCGCGGGGTTGGGGCGAATGTAGCATTAACTCATTAGCCTGAATTCAGAGCTCTCGAGTAGGCCTGACCGTCCATTCATGAGGGGCATGGCGATTGCAGCCGTCACCAGAAGTGTTTGATCCATCGGGCAATGGCTGGGCGGTGAGGAGCCATATTAAGAGAATCGAGGTAACAGCCTGGTTCTCATGACGTCTTCACCGTACCTGAGTCGCATGCAAATAATGGAAGACGGCAGCAAGAGTTCACACCAAGAACGTAATATTGTCTCCTGCATACATGAGAGTGTGGTTAATGAACCAGAGTGTCTCACTCCCTCTCAACACGCCTCGTTGCGCTACTGAAACCAAGGGGCCGACGCAAGAATATTTGTGTGCTTGGTacagctccttgatgatgactgACTCAGCCCGCGCGTCACATGCTATAGCTGGCACAAAATATCAGCCAGATCCATGGGCGACCCGAATCGTCATAACAGGTAAGAATCTGTGTTCCCTACATCTCCCCACTTTCTCCCCATCTTTCATCTGCAGTTCTGTGGCAGCATGCCTTGGTATTTTTGGACCCATGGCTTCACAAAACAACCCCCGTGGCGACGGGGCTGTGAAGATCTCGATTGCTCTGAGTGTCGTTGGAAATCTCTTCGTCCTAATGCGCCTATACGCTCGATTGGTCGTGGTCACAAAGCCAGGTTTTGAGGACTTGTGCCTTGCGGTTGCGATGGGTTTTGCAACAGCATTTACAGTTCTCATGAAGGTCCAAGCCGACAATGGGCTGGGCATGCACGAGTGGGTTTTGACCAAGGGAGACCTCCTTCGACCGCTGAAGGCAAGATACATCAAACATCCACGTGTTGGAATGCTCTGACATTTGATAGCCCTTCCTGTTCAGCGTTCTTTGCTACTATCTCGCCCTCGCTTTTGTCAAGGCCTCGTTTCTGTTCCAGTACCATCGAATCTTCGCCGTCGCCGAACCTCGAATGCGCGGCATAATATACCTTGCCGGAGTTTTTGTCTTTTTATACAGCCTCATGACAGTACTTGTAACTGTCTTCCTATGTGTGCCAATCGAGAAAATTTGGCGGCCCGATACGCCCGGCGTCTGCCTGAATAGAATGGCAGTCTGGTGCACCAACGCGGCCCTCAACATTGTCACAGATTTTGTCATAGTCCTCCTTCCCATGCCCGCTTTAAAGCAACTACGCTTGCCGAAATACCAAAAGCgcgccgtcatcctcgtttTCGCTGTCGGTGGCCTCACATGCGCCGTCAGCATCGCACGGTTGCAGAGCCTAGTCAAGGTCGCAGGCAGCAACGATATCACGTACGAAAATGCCAGTACAGCCACATGGAGCGCCGGCGAACTGAACATGGCCCTCATTTGTGCGAGCCTGCCGGGTCTGCGTCCCCTGTTAGCCCGGGTCAGGCGCGGCCTGCTCGGTGTCTCAACTCATTCGAACACGGGCGATGATCATAGCCAACCATCTCGGGCAAGAGGTTGGCCACTTGGTCCCGTGGACCGTTTCGTCGACAAAAACTTGTGTCAAACGCCCAATGCGATGAGCGACGATGAAATTCCGCTGCAGAGCAGGTGCTGGGCGCGCGCTAGGTTGGCCGAGCATGGAAGTGCCGAGAACTTCGGCAAGATGGAGAATGGACAAATCATGGTCCTCACGGATATATCACAAGAGGAAAGTAGCCGGGGCTAAGTGTAACACCACAGAGATAATTTTCCTAAATAGCTTTTGATAactaaaaatataatttgATGTAACCAGCGGCACCGGTGCTCTGATCTGGGACGAGCATGGAGTTATCACTGCGGGGCGGGATGGTTCGTGTCCCAACTCTGAGAGATGGTACACTTCCTGTTACGCTGACACGAGTAAGCTCCGGGGTGAACCGACAGGCTTGCCGGTACTTCGGCGAACTTGGAACACCGTTCTAGCGAAGATTGAATAGCCGGCACGGCTCAATATTGCCCTGTCCGGCCACCGTCCCAAGAATGATGCCGCCCTAAGAGGAGACGGCGGCGCGCACCATGCCGACCCCTGCGATGGCTGACATATCTCCTCTACATGGCGCGCGGCTGCATGTAAACCGCAGCCAAGAGCCTCATCCAGAGCGTCAACTGTCACGTCCACATATATCCATGAGAGCAAAACGAAAGTATCCCCACTTCAAGCCTAGCTATTATTAACAGAATTGTCTGGGACGATGAGGATTGTAGCGGCCAGACGCAAGCGAGCCCTCTGGCTGAGAATCCCTGACAAACAAGAGAGGGAAATTCCGTTTTTAGCGACGGCCGGTTTCTGACACTTTGCCCCAGTCCAACAAGGACGAGATTAGATTTTAGACAGTGAATATTAGCAACTTGTATAGATTGAAAGTCTCTGAGACTAAGTATTTGCTGCCGTGGCGCGTCGATTGATAATTTCAGAAATACTACTGCAGAGTAACGGCCTTTATCCGACTGACTACGCTATTTCCTCCTAATAATCCATGAATTAGACAAAAACCTGGCTCCAATCCTCATTTTCGCAATACTCCTAAAACATGCGCGGCTGTCGCGCAATATTCTCCCGGTTGCTATGGATGTACACAGATTCCCAGAGCGCATGGGACTTGAATATGTCGCTCATCTCGTCGATCGCATGAGGTGGCAATCCCGCCTGAGCCATGCCCGCCCGGCTTTGCTCTTCGGTAACTCTGTTGTATGAGATTTGTTTGCCCGTCACTTGACTGAGAATGTCGATCTGTTGCGCAAGGGTAAGCCATTCCCCATGTGCCGACACAACCTTGCCCTCTCCATGATTAAACTCATCCGACCCAATCGCTAGCCGGACAAAAGACCAAAATCGTGGTAGGTATCTCGGAGCGGCATCAGGGTGTCCTCAGACCAGACGCCATCGACGACATAGGAGCCGTCTCCGGCGGGACGTGGGCGGGTGAAGGTAGTAAAAGTGTTCATGTAGGCGCCAGCGTATATGTCGGCGAATGGGACTCTAATGCCCCGTGCGTGGTCAGAGATGAGTGCCTTTGAATCGAAATGGTAAACCTTGGTCGCGTTTTCCTCTGAGGAGATCAGGAGCAACTTGACGTCGATGTTCTTCGCAGCCTCCACCATGGCCTTTCCTTCAGCCATCTCCCGCTGCCCATCCATATGTTCCCAGAAATTGGTCATAATTTGAGCATTCCTGTCAGTCTCATGAACCATAGCATCGCCGCACGAATCTTACGAAGACGTGTGTCGCGCCGACGAAGGCCTTCTCGATGCCAGCCTTGTTGTCCGCGCTTAGGTTGCAAGAGACCACGTCGACGCCTTTATCGGCGAGAGCCTTTGCCTTTGGCTTCTCTGCGTCTCTTGTCGACTCACCGCCAACACTGTCCGGCCCAAGCGCGCAGTTGGGTTCATGCTGTTGGAAAGTCACCACTGAGCCAAAAAGCGTAGCGCGCCACTTTAGTTAGTGGTGCTTCTCTTATCATAACCTATAGCCAATTCAACACATGCATTAACAGCAAGTTCCCGCACTAAGCCCTACCCTCTAGAAACCACGCACCCCTAGAAACTATATACTTTTtacctattaatatattaatctttaagTATCTTTAGATCAATATATGTAATAAGCGAGTGTTATAAATACCCAAGCGTTATACTTTTACTTCATAATATAAATCTtacttaaatataaaaatactttaaaaaaGTCTAAAAGTTCTAATTTAAGGTCTTATAATCTAAGGATTTAAATTAAGGTTTACTAGAAAACCTAAATTAGgttaacgtacatgtatagcgagccggacagcaagcgaaccggacaaaaaatccctcaacctacattatctctatttgatcaattgattcttaaccacccagcatgtcacagtctaataaagaggctagaatccttcttgcacttcaagcccatcaaaatacaccaaaactaagtcttagaggtgccgcaaagctctaccaagtcaagcattcaacactatttgaccgatataatggcatccaagcccgagtcaatactattcctaattcacgccgactatctgatctagaggaacagatccttattcactttattctcgacctagattcgcgaggatttcccccccggcttcgtggtgtgaaggaaatggctgatcaattacttgccgaccgcgacgcgccaccagttggcgcgcgctgggcttcaaacttcgtcaggcgacacccagacctcaagacgcgtttttttcggaagtacgactaccagagagccaagtgcgaagatccagctattatccgtaattggtttacgcttgtggcgaatacaatcgcgaagtacggcatccgatcagatgatttctacaacgttgatgagactggctttatgatgggcataattcagagcggaatggtcgtcacaggcacagataggcgtggaaagccaaaatcagtgcagcccggaaaccgggaatggattacggtcattcaggcgatcaatgcggatggccaagcgatctcgccgttcatcatcggtgcgggccaatatcacctcgccaactggtaccgggatagtaacctcccgggcgattgggctattgcaacgacccaaaatggctggaccgataacgagaccggtctcgagtggctcaagcactttgaccggtgcacagccaagcgatcaaatagtcgctatcgtcttctaatccttgatggccacgaaagtcaccactcaatcgaattcgagagatattgtgaggagaagaagatcatcaggctttgtatgccacctcattcatctcatatactgcagccccttgacgtcgggtgctttagcgtgcttaagaacgcttacggccaagaaaatagagcatctgatcagatgctctataactcacgtttcaaagactgagttctttccggccttctacgccgcatttcaggccaccatgacggaaaagaatattaagtcagccttcagaggggccgggcttgttcctcttgacccggaaagtgtggtctcgaaacttgatgtgcagctacggactccaacaccggctgaggaggtggctaaaccgtcgaccccttgggtttcaaagaccccaaagaccgtgcttgaggctcaatctcagtcagattacctcgagagacgagttataaggcacaaaaagtagctccccagagtcaattctagaagctatacggtcttcttctaagggaacaaagatagttatgcataaggttgccttacttgaggctagggttaaagaacttgaacaggcaaatgagatactaagccggcgccggagggcaaaaaaggacccgactacagaaaagaggggtaatgacagtagaggaaggaaggcaagcaattgatcagatggatatagatgcgcaggtagtggcagaatcgtcgagaagtggtaatcaagggaggtcagcgcgaccgggggttcggcattgtggtgtctgcggcaagcccggtcataatgcaagaacatgtcaggtagtgattgagacatctggggaagagtatagcgagtaatttcaattgattaaatggtttgttgtgtttttatagtgatttctatcttaaaggttaaaaaaaagtgtccggttcgcttgctgtccggctcgctatacatgtacgttaataatttttttaaaaaattttaaaaagaaatttaTAAGTAAGTTATTTAAGaatttcttatttatattatttttagttttttattttttaaaaacttaatagaatttttaaaaatctagaaaaattatatacttataacttttttttttagttagacttataaaattctttttttttaaagcATATAGCTATCTTATGGCAGTTTTTAGaaacttaatatttaagATTTTTAGGTACATAGTCTACTATAACACTCGCTTATTTATGACACTCGCGTCTCTACGGCGTACATACCTAGAAACGGGAAGTACTCGACGGACTAATTTAGCCCGTAGGCAACTCCAACCCCGCGAACGTTCATAAGTGGATGGTCGCAAGCGTCACCCACATGGCGCTCCGACCGGGACTAAGACTCGGCAAATCGCCATTGTTAGTAATAAACGGCTGCGTTGGCGAGAAATCATATACCACAGGACTGCCGGCTACTGAAGGGGATTGCCCTGGATGTACCAATTACGCAGACAATTCAATGGCATATTCACACCGCCAGCCGTCCGCTATGTCTCGAACCACTACCGCCCTTGTCGTGCCAGAACTCAACGGCCAATTCGAACTTCAGGAGATATCGCTAGATGCTCTTCAGCCCGATGAAGCTCTCATCCAAGTCCATGCCTTTGGCGTGTGTCACACTGACGTCTCGTGTGCCAACGGCAAGCTACCATGCGGCCCGAACGCTGTACTCGGCCACGAAGGTAGGCAATGACCTCACCCACATACATGGTCCACGACGCAGGCTTGTTAACAACTCACTTCTGGGAATAGGTGCCGGTGTAGTTCTTGACGTTGGATCCGCTATCACCTCGGTCGTGAAAGGAGACAAGGTGCTGATGTCCTTTTCCCACTGCGAGTCATGCCCATGGTGTGTATCAGGCCAGCCAGCATACTGTTCTTACTTCAACAACCGAAACTTTGGTGGCAAGCGTCCTGACGGGTCATCGGCAATGTTTTCAACCGCAGCAGGTCAGAAAAAAAACCTTTTCAGCTCCTTTTTTGGGCAGAGCTCCTTTGCCAGACACACGGTAGTACACCAGTCTTGCCTAGTCAGGGTTGCGCCGGAGACTCCCCTGGGTCTCTTTGCTCCATTGGGCTGCGGCATTCAGACGGGCGTGGGTGCAGTCCTGAACACTCTCCGGGTCAAACCTGGCAGCTCGGTAGCTATTTTTGGCGTGGGCGCTGTTGGCATGGCGGCAGTAATGGCAGCTAAGTTATGCCAGGCCAAGACTATCATCGCCATTGATCTACAACCTGGTCGACTAAAGCTCGCCACGCAGCTCGGCGCCACTCACGGCATTCTTGGCTCAGACCAGCGCGTCGTCGACAAGATTCAAGAAATCTGCCCTCCAGTTGGTGTCGACTATGCCGTTGACTGTACCGGCGTCCCGGCTGTCGTTGAGGAGATGGTGGCGGCCCTGGGAACGAAAGGGAGGGCGGCGACCGTCGGTGCGCCAGGCAGCAACTCTCAGGCCAAGATAGACATTATGAGCCACCTGACTTATGGTAAGGAATACGTGGGCTGTTCTGAGGGGGATAGCAACCCATCTAAGGTAAGTCTAAACCTGGCGTTAAAGCCCCTGTGCTCATCTGTGTAATGATGGTGGTCTAACGGATAGGCTACAGTTCATCCCTTACTTGATCGACTTGCACTCTCAGGGACTCTTACCTCTTGAAAGGCTGATCACCTATTACAGCATCCAAGATCATGAGAAAGCCATTGCTGATGTAGTTGATGGActggccatcaaggcagTGATTCTGTGGAATGAAAACCCTATCGAACTATAAGCAAGTGTACGCTAGATATTGGGTAGAGACATTTGTCTTCTTATGGCAGAGATATGTTCCCCAACTGGAAAAAATAGCCTCCAATTCAAATCCTAACCGAGAatcccctcttctccatggTGTTTTACTGAATACACAAATTGTATCCCCGAAACCCCCTGACTGTCACGGCTTCTTCTTTATATTTCAGTCATCACATTATTCTGAGTTATTGTAGGTTAAGCTTGGTCCTTGATCGTAGTGTCACAGCTTCTTTGCTAGTGCGGCCCTGAGAAGAGATTCCAAGAAAAGGAGTGATAGTATTGCGACGATCTTACAAAACCAACTATGCATACAAGATATATCAATTTCTCATGCTAACGGGAAGCTTCTCCAATGGCGTTTCCAACCACTGCATCGTCGTAGGGTCAAGGAACTGATTTCGAGCATCTTCCCAATCCTTCATGACCTTTGCTTTCTTCGCCTCGGATCGCGGTGTAATTTTGGCCGGGAACTCCTCAGGCATACACACGAATCCCTGAGTCAACTTATCCGGGTTAGGCAGGATGGG encodes:
- a CDS encoding MFS domain-containing protein, which translates into the protein MEMNYNNETSQELHTIEAELHTDIVPGTEIMRDVASHHFVKDRSGSSRVLIPQPSDDPADPLNWSFTWKILTITGASLASFFQGFGPLALAPMFPDYIEAFHCSLADAVQFTGVCILVLGFSNFIWVPISTSFGRRPVYIFSNLICLASMVWRARAQTYGSFMGACVLNGIGAGPAESIQPSVIADIFFLHDRGKWNTLYWVTYMGSLMIGPIVSGSVALNVGWRNFWWLNVALGAFVLIYIVFLFPETKWHRPHPNEILNEVRPNSGKNDSSVNAKHAGNSQEDTQSTADPAINVATEKGTPDTLADLNASETAQRDPYLGRGKPAKWQFRVFQPNAHPFKAILLDLWIPWKLFAFPIVQFASFVVSWSCSSFLTINLTQSQVLAAPPYNFSSQTIGFTNFAIFVGSLIGLATGGPLSDWVAAKLTARNNGVREPEMRLLAMIPFVLIMYLGNIIVSVGYENLWPWEAIVLVGYTCAGIQVAALPSISSTYAVDSYKPVAGSLFVSITVNKNLWGYGFSKFITPWSIKSGFIQPIMTNGSLVLLWCLFGVIFYYYGKTFRRWSKNSSIHSL
- a CDS encoding NmrA domain-containing protein; the encoded protein is MVHETDRNAQIMTNFWEHMDGQREMAEGKAMVEAAKNIDVKLLLISSEENATKVYHFDSKALISDHARGIRVPFADIYAGAYMNTFTTFTRPRPAGDGSYVVDGVWSEDTLMPLRDTYHDFGLLSG